The following coding sequences are from one Paenibacillus tundrae window:
- a CDS encoding response regulator transcription factor — MTLTTTTRVLVVDDHAHAREAIREIMEMDDHFNVIGIVSNGQEAIDFMEKWLPDLILMDIQMPVLDGLEATRRIKLTFPYVKIVMITVSDDMLHLLEALKRGAQGYLLKNLEPSTWLKYLHSIINEEAPLSRDVAYQILKEVNVIEHKEPIVKLTTRELEILYGVAAGWTNKEIAGKCDISEYTVKNHLKNILQKLQLQNRVQLTRYALEQGLVSESKRHPE; from the coding sequence ATGACATTAACCACCACAACAAGAGTCTTGGTTGTTGATGATCACGCACATGCAAGGGAAGCTATCCGTGAGATTATGGAAATGGATGATCACTTTAACGTTATCGGTATCGTCTCTAACGGTCAAGAAGCAATCGACTTCATGGAAAAGTGGCTTCCAGACCTTATTTTAATGGATATTCAAATGCCCGTTTTGGATGGACTGGAGGCAACTCGCAGAATCAAGCTTACGTTTCCTTATGTGAAAATTGTCATGATAACCGTGTCGGACGATATGCTTCATTTGCTGGAGGCTCTAAAACGCGGAGCCCAAGGTTATTTGCTTAAAAATCTGGAGCCCTCGACATGGCTAAAGTACTTACATTCAATTATTAACGAGGAAGCTCCCTTGTCAAGGGACGTGGCTTATCAAATTCTGAAGGAAGTCAACGTGATCGAACACAAGGAGCCCATTGTTAAACTGACAACCAGGGAGCTGGAGATTTTATACGGAGTGGCAGCTGGATGGACGAATAAAGAGATTGCAGGTAAATGTGATATCTCGGAATACACGGTTAAGAATCATCTGAAAAACATATTACAAAAGTTGCAGTTACAAAATCGGGTTCAACTTACACGTTACGCACTGGAACAGGGTCTTGTATCGGAGTCCAAAAGACATCCAGAATAA
- a CDS encoding sensor histidine kinase has translation MYYKQIKWMILFIPTFTVAIWEYVRHQFLLPYISMDLGNWLTPVLVYVVSITLLTQLFRILEKIQKELEIERSEKAALEAREQLARELHDGIAQSLFLLSVKAEKLEKVRNEKQHEQNILSIRKTIHEVNRYVRQAITNLRLDRDVSQSSTPISSTLVEQVHVMAKDVRTQINIHWELKDHQLDEKEKVELLACIREALINMNKYASATAGSITAIGMSHSWKVTVKDNGKGFDGDPFAKKGKFGLRIMKERCKEMGWIMNMYREDRETIVEIHKGALT, from the coding sequence ATGTACTATAAACAAATCAAATGGATGATTCTTTTCATTCCAACTTTCACTGTAGCCATCTGGGAATATGTCAGACATCAATTTCTTCTTCCTTACATCTCGATGGATCTGGGCAATTGGCTAACGCCGGTTCTAGTGTATGTCGTCAGTATCACACTATTAACCCAACTATTTCGTATCTTAGAAAAAATACAGAAAGAACTGGAAATTGAACGCTCCGAAAAAGCTGCGCTCGAAGCACGAGAACAGCTGGCACGTGAGCTTCACGACGGGATTGCCCAATCCCTTTTCCTGCTGTCAGTCAAAGCCGAAAAATTAGAAAAGGTACGTAATGAGAAGCAGCATGAACAGAACATTCTGTCCATACGCAAAACGATTCATGAAGTGAATCGTTATGTAAGACAAGCGATCACCAATCTTCGTCTCGATCGGGATGTAAGTCAATCCTCCACGCCAATATCATCAACACTTGTGGAACAAGTTCATGTCATGGCCAAGGACGTACGTACGCAAATCAATATTCATTGGGAATTAAAAGACCACCAGCTAGATGAAAAAGAAAAGGTTGAACTGCTAGCCTGTATTCGAGAAGCGCTCATCAACATGAACAAGTATGCTTCTGCTACAGCAGGATCAATTACAGCGATAGGAATGAGCCATAGCTGGAAGGTTACTGTTAAGGATAACGGAAAAGGGTTCGATGGCGATCCGTTTGCCAAAAAAGGAAAATTCGGTCTACGTATTATGAAAGAACGCTGCAAAGAGATGGGATGGATCATGAACATGTATCGAGAGGACAGAGAGACGATCGTTGAGATTCACAAGGGGGCTCTAACATGA
- a CDS encoding response regulator transcription factor → MTNIHKKILLIDHETRIRVLMRRYLEKEGFIVDEASSGGQAIQKCYLNNGNYDLMLLDLSLADMNGIEICKYMKHNYHEIPIIMLSEYSEEKDRIEGFKAGADDYVSKPFSPREVVLRIQSIVARTQGISMHDFKSTSSNEVLIDEILIQPSARRVLVQDNEVHLTPKEYDLFYFLATHQERAFSRKELLIQVWKSSHKEIYDQRTIDTHIKRLREKLFAQYSKGNEFIQTLWGYGYRFRSPE, encoded by the coding sequence GTGACAAATATTCACAAAAAAATTTTACTGATAGACCATGAAACTAGAATTCGAGTGCTGATGAGAAGGTATTTGGAAAAAGAGGGTTTCATTGTAGACGAAGCCTCCAGTGGAGGCCAAGCTATTCAGAAATGTTATTTAAACAATGGAAATTACGATCTGATGTTGCTTGATTTATCGTTGGCCGATATGAATGGGATTGAGATCTGCAAATATATGAAGCACAACTATCATGAGATTCCGATCATCATGTTGTCTGAGTATTCCGAAGAAAAGGATCGAATCGAAGGTTTCAAGGCAGGAGCCGACGATTATGTTTCCAAACCGTTCAGCCCTAGGGAAGTTGTCCTGCGTATCCAAAGCATTGTGGCTCGCACACAAGGAATCAGCATGCATGACTTTAAGAGCACATCAAGCAACGAGGTCCTTATTGATGAGATTCTGATCCAACCTTCCGCTCGGCGTGTTTTGGTACAAGATAATGAAGTACATCTGACGCCAAAAGAATACGATTTATTCTATTTTCTCGCTACACATCAGGAAAGAGCATTTTCCCGAAAAGAATTGCTTATCCAAGTATGGAAGTCATCTCACAAAGAAATTTATGATCAACGTACTATTGATACTCACATCAAACGATTGCGCGAAAAGCTTTTTGCCCAATATTCAAAAGGAAATGAGTTCATTCAGACTTTATGGGGATACGGCTATAGGTTTCGCAGTCCGGAGTGA
- a CDS encoding ArsR/SmtB family transcription factor encodes MNTLKQFDEPANLLKALSHPIRLCIVRGLMQKKKCNVSYMQECLDLPQSTVSQHLQKLRSAGIVATERNGLEVNYVLADQRVEQIITILFGKEDCES; translated from the coding sequence ATGAATACTTTAAAACAGTTCGACGAGCCCGCTAATCTGCTGAAAGCTTTATCTCACCCGATTCGTTTATGTATTGTGCGTGGACTGATGCAAAAAAAGAAATGTAATGTTTCATACATGCAGGAATGTCTGGATCTTCCGCAATCAACTGTATCACAGCACTTGCAGAAGCTTCGCAGTGCCGGCATTGTCGCTACTGAGCGGAATGGTCTTGAAGTGAATTATGTGCTTGCAGATCAACGGGTTGAACAGATTATAACGATTTTATTTGGAAAGGAAGACTGTGAATCATGA